In a single window of the Alphaproteobacteria bacterium genome:
- a CDS encoding 3-hydroxyacyl-CoA dehydrogenase, translated as MRIDRIVVAGGGVMGSQVAWQAATHGKTVTVYDVFDEGLARSRAFHEDFGKRFVAQKRRTAEEVAAARARISYTTDLGAALAGAGLVIEQVPEDLGIKQKFWQQASALAAAETLFASNTSSLLLSDMVGFIDRPEKFLALHFCVDVWDANIGEVMGQAQTAPASYAAITAFAGEIGLVPIEVRKEQPGYVLNSLLIPWLIAGIDLLRKGVCDAESIDRTWQICNKSEIGPMRMLDMVGMNAAYHIASSWAAAYQDDQAAAAAAFLKSEYIDRGRLGMAAGRGVFEYG; from the coding sequence ATGCGGATCGATCGAATCGTGGTGGCGGGCGGCGGTGTCATGGGATCGCAAGTCGCCTGGCAGGCGGCGACCCATGGCAAGACCGTGACCGTCTACGATGTCTTCGACGAAGGCCTGGCGCGCAGCCGGGCGTTTCACGAGGATTTCGGCAAACGGTTCGTCGCGCAAAAGCGCCGGACGGCCGAAGAGGTGGCGGCGGCTCGGGCGCGCATTTCCTACACCACCGACCTGGGAGCGGCGCTCGCCGGGGCCGGTCTGGTGATCGAACAGGTTCCCGAAGACCTGGGGATCAAGCAGAAATTCTGGCAGCAGGCCTCCGCATTGGCGGCGGCGGAGACCCTGTTCGCCTCCAACACCTCGTCGTTGCTGCTCAGCGACATGGTCGGCTTTATCGACCGCCCGGAGAAATTCCTCGCGCTGCATTTCTGCGTCGATGTGTGGGACGCCAATATCGGCGAGGTCATGGGGCAGGCGCAGACCGCGCCGGCGAGCTATGCCGCGATCACCGCCTTCGCCGGCGAAATCGGCCTGGTGCCGATCGAGGTCCGCAAGGAACAGCCCGGATACGTGCTGAACTCGCTGCTGATCCCGTGGCTGATCGCGGGCATCGACCTGCTGCGCAAGGGCGTGTGCGATGCCGAGAGCATCGACCGGACCTGGCAGATTTGCAACAAGTCCGAAATCGGGCCGATGCGCATGCTGGACATGGTCGGCATGAACGCCGCCTATCACATCGCCAGCAGTTGGGCCGCGGCCTATCAGGACGACCAGGCCGCCGCTGCCGCGGCCTTCCTCAAATCCGAGTATATCGACCGGGGCCGGCTTGGCATGGCGGCGGGGCGGGGCGTATTCGAGTACGGCTGA
- a CDS encoding LLM class flavin-dependent oxidoreductase, whose translation MKFGIFYELQIPRPWEQHSEYMLHQNALSQLELADRLGYDYAWEVEHHFLEEYSHSPAPEVFLGAASQRTKNIRLGHGIIQLTTNHPARVAERVATLDLLSSGRVEFGMGESASNTELDPFGVRFEDKREIWEEMVQAVIPMFSGEPVEFNGKYFSMPKRLVVPQPLQRPHPPLWVACSQLDTIEMAGRRGLGALGFQFVSADAAHAWVSAYYNAITKRLDKLADYQINPNMALVSYFMCAKTDEEARKRAEGLTFFQFALQFYGQSKTRERPPAASVNLWDEFTKWKDANPEIVERALRGGLVGSPDTIRKKLRRFQTSHIDQVILLNQAGKNSHEDICDSLELFAREVMPEFHAEEPAHQEWKRQVLAGDIQLDELDTSDHKDRYGHLSKVAPGQGKPVAAE comes from the coding sequence ATGAAATTCGGCATTTTCTACGAACTGCAAATCCCGCGCCCGTGGGAGCAGCACAGCGAATACATGCTGCACCAGAATGCGCTGTCGCAGCTCGAACTGGCCGACCGGCTGGGCTATGACTATGCCTGGGAGGTGGAGCACCACTTCCTCGAGGAATACTCCCACTCGCCGGCGCCGGAAGTGTTTCTGGGCGCGGCCAGCCAGCGGACCAAGAATATCCGCCTCGGCCACGGCATCATCCAGCTGACCACCAACCACCCGGCCCGCGTTGCCGAGCGCGTGGCGACGCTGGACCTGCTTTCCAGCGGCCGCGTCGAATTCGGCATGGGCGAGAGCGCCAGCAACACCGAGCTCGACCCGTTCGGCGTGCGCTTCGAGGACAAGCGCGAGATCTGGGAGGAAATGGTTCAGGCCGTGATCCCGATGTTCTCGGGCGAGCCGGTGGAGTTCAACGGCAAGTATTTCTCCATGCCAAAGCGCCTGGTGGTGCCGCAGCCCCTGCAACGCCCGCACCCGCCGCTCTGGGTCGCCTGCTCGCAGTTGGACACGATCGAGATGGCGGGCCGGCGCGGCCTGGGCGCGCTGGGCTTCCAGTTCGTCTCGGCCGACGCGGCGCACGCCTGGGTCAGCGCGTATTACAACGCCATCACCAAGCGCCTGGACAAGCTGGCCGACTACCAGATCAACCCGAACATGGCGCTGGTCAGCTATTTCATGTGCGCCAAGACCGACGAGGAAGCGCGCAAACGGGCCGAGGGCCTGACCTTCTTCCAGTTCGCGCTGCAATTCTACGGCCAGTCGAAGACCCGCGAGCGGCCGCCGGCGGCCTCGGTCAATCTCTGGGACGAGTTCACCAAGTGGAAGGACGCCAACCCGGAGATCGTCGAGCGGGCGCTGCGCGGCGGCCTGGTCGGCTCGCCGGACACGATCCGCAAGAAGCTGCGCCGCTTCCAGACCAGCCATATCGACCAGGTGATCCTGCTGAACCAGGCCGGCAAGAACAGCCACGAGGACATCTGCGACAGCCTGGAACTGTTCGCCCGCGAGGTCATGCCGGAATTCCACGCCGAGGAGCCGGCACACCAGGAATGGAAGCGCCAGGTGCTGGCCGGCGACATCCAATTGGACGAGCTGGACACCTCCGACCACAAGGACCGCTACGGCCATCTGTCCAAGGTCGCACCCGGCCAGGGCAAGCCGGTGGCGGCGGAGTAG
- a CDS encoding ketopantoate reductase family protein, translating to MIGTRTIRNGEADPMKIIVMGAGALGSISAALLHAAGHDVALVARGARAEHLRANGIRVEGLAEVTAACPIVTDPATLTEADLLIMTVKTFDTAAALQQLAHVRPASCLSLQNGVQKDDQLAATFGREAVLGAIANFSGAVRDDGVALFTVNASITVGEPAGGVSPRAQAVVDALNGAGINAHGSADIVSTTWSKLIIWSGMAIVSTLTREPSVHVFSDPDTACTIARIHREVQAIAEAEGAVPEPVPPYSSPESLAATDEAEMLRLALETGAFFQANAPLHKHSMLQDLERGKRLEVDETLGDLVARGRRLGVPVPTVEAGYRMIAGMDRIRRAAG from the coding sequence TTGATCGGAACCCGAACGATCCGCAATGGCGAGGCTGATCCGATGAAAATCATCGTCATGGGCGCGGGCGCCCTCGGCTCCATTTCCGCAGCGCTGTTGCACGCGGCCGGCCATGACGTGGCCCTGGTGGCACGCGGCGCCCGGGCGGAGCATTTGCGCGCCAACGGCATTCGCGTGGAAGGGCTGGCAGAGGTGACGGCGGCCTGCCCGATCGTCACCGACCCGGCGACCCTGACCGAGGCCGACCTGCTGATCATGACGGTCAAGACCTTCGACACCGCTGCGGCCTTGCAGCAACTGGCCCATGTCAGGCCGGCCTCCTGCCTGTCGTTGCAGAACGGCGTGCAAAAGGACGACCAGCTGGCCGCCACCTTTGGGCGCGAAGCGGTGCTGGGCGCGATTGCCAACTTCTCCGGTGCGGTGCGCGACGACGGGGTGGCGCTGTTCACCGTCAATGCCAGCATCACCGTCGGCGAGCCGGCCGGCGGCGTCTCGCCCCGGGCGCAGGCGGTGGTGGATGCGCTGAACGGGGCGGGCATCAACGCCCACGGCAGCGCCGACATCGTGTCGACCACCTGGAGCAAGCTGATCATCTGGTCCGGCATGGCCATTGTCAGCACGCTGACGCGCGAGCCGAGCGTGCATGTGTTCTCCGACCCCGACACTGCATGCACCATCGCGCGCATCCACCGGGAAGTGCAGGCGATTGCGGAGGCCGAGGGCGCCGTGCCGGAGCCGGTGCCGCCCTATTCCAGCCCCGAATCCCTGGCCGCCACGGACGAGGCGGAGATGCTGCGGCTGGCCCTGGAGACCGGGGCGTTCTTCCAGGCCAATGCGCCCCTGCACAAGCATTCCATGCTCCAGGACCTGGAGCGGGGCAAGCGGCTGGAGGTGGACGAGACCCTGGGCGACCTGGTCGCCCGCGGCCGGCGGCTGGGCGTGCCAGTGCCGACGGTGGAGGCCGGCTACCGCATGATCGCCGGCATGGATCGCATCCGTCGGGCGGCGGGATGA
- a CDS encoding entericidin A/B family lipoprotein: MRTLMGFLLIAAAGSWLTACNTAEGVGKDVKATGNAIEETAKDVKKKL; this comes from the coding sequence ATGCGCACCCTGATGGGTTTCCTGCTGATCGCCGCCGCCGGATCGTGGCTCACGGCCTGCAACACCGCCGAGGGCGTCGGCAAGGACGTGAAAGCCACCGGCAACGCCATCGAAGAAACCGCGAAAGACGTGAAGAAGAAGCTCTAG